In Leifsonia sp. PS1209, the genomic stretch CCGACGGCGGCCGGAGCGTACGACCCGCTCACCAGCTCGTCGAGCAGGGTCGGCCCGTTCGGCTCCCAGCCGAGGTCGATGCGGGCCTTCGTTCCGCGTGCCTGCTGGTCGAGGAACAGCGCGTCGGCGAAGTCCGCGCCGAGGCGGGCGCGCGTCTCGTCCGCGCTCTCCGGCTCAACGCCGCCGGAGACACCGGCCGCCGACGCCGCGGCCTCGCCGAGCTCGCGCACGGTCGGGTTCGCGCCGCTCGCGCCGAGGTAGACCGCGCCGGCGTCGCCGTTCTCGAACACCAGCACGTACAGCGCGGCCAGGTCGTCCACGTGCACCGTCGTCCAGTGCTGCTCGCCGTCGCCGACCAGGCGGAGGGCGGGTGCGACGCCGGAGCCGCGGGGCGCATCCACGAGCACGTTGGCGATCCCTGCGCCGTGGCCATAGACGACGGCGGGCACGACGACCGCCGTACGGATGCCCTCTGCGGCGAGGACGCGCTCCTCCGTCGCCCGGCGCCACGCAGTCAGCGCTGGCGGGGCGGAGGGGGAGTCCTCG encodes the following:
- a CDS encoding NAD-dependent epimerase/dehydratase family protein, giving the protein MSILLTGATGFIGSSVLPRLLEEGHSVTALVRDEEKAARVEAAGATALIGDASDAELVERAARESDGVIHLASAKDVDPVFVDAVLRGLEGSGKPFVHTGGIWSYGANPDITEDSPSAPPALTAWRRATEERVLAAEGIRTAVVVPAVVYGHGAGIANVLVDAPRGSGVAPALRLVGDGEQHWTTVHVDDLAALYVLVFENGDAGAVYLGASGANPTVRELGEAAASAAGVSGGVEPESADETRARLGADFADALFLDQQARGTKARIDLGWEPNGPTLLDELVSGSYAPAAVGAGTAD